A genomic region of Cannabis sativa cultivar Pink pepper isolate KNU-18-1 chromosome 1, ASM2916894v1, whole genome shotgun sequence contains the following coding sequences:
- the LOC115707121 gene encoding ras-related protein RABA3 yields MNQEMNGTEANNNDQSQRSSYQENGHENIDYVFKVVVIGDSAVGKTQILSRFTKNEFCFDSKSTIGVEFQTRTVTINDKLIKAQIWDTAGQERYRAVTSAYYRGALGAMLVYDITKRQSFDHVARWVEELRAHADSSIVIMLIGNKADLVDMRAVPTEDAVEFAEDQGLFFSETSALSGDNVNTAFFRVLEEIYGVVSKKSLECGNGSKTNGVELQGSKIDVISGSEMEISEMKKLSACSC; encoded by the exons AAATGAATGGGACTGAAGCTAATAATAATGATCAGAGTCAGAGATCTTCTTATCAAGAAAATGGGCATGAGAATATTGATTACGTTTTCAAAGTGGTGGTGATTGGAGATTCTGCAGTTGGCAAAACTCAAATACTTTCCAGGTTTACCAAAAACGAGTTTTGTTTTGACTCAAAGTCCACCATTGGAGTTGAGTTCCAGACTCGTACTGTCACCATTAATGACAAACTCATCAAAGCTCAGATCTGGGATACAGCCGGCCAAGAAAG GTATCGAGCTGTAACAAGTGCTTACTACAGAGGAGCACTAGGGGCGATGTTGGTGTACGACATAACGAAGAGGCAGAGCTTCGACCACGTGGCCAGGTGGGTGGAGGAGCTCCGAGCCCACGCCGACAGCTCCATAGTGATCATGCTGATCGGTAACAAGGCTGATTTGGTCGACATGAGAGCCGTGCCGACAGAGGACGCCGTCGAGTTCGCCGAGGATCAGGGCCTTTTCTTCTCCGAGACATCGGCTCTCAGCGGTGACAACGTCAACACTGCGTTCTTCAGGGTTTTGGAGGAGATATACGGTGTCGTTTCGAAGAAAAGTTTGGAGTGTGGAAATGGGTCAAAGACTAATGGTGTGGAACTTCAGGGTTCCAAAATTGATGTCATTTCTGGGTCTGAGATGGAAATCAGTGAGATGAAAAAGCTTTCTGCTTGTTCTTGTTGA